The genomic stretch AGTCTGCTGTAGACTTGGAAGCTGATGAGGCCACATAAGGCAagctgaccccccaccccccaaatcacctttccccaggtgggatatgtgtgacattcctcaggcactcctggctaccgaagaacaaaggaaagaaaacaaatggttaactggttaactgatagagatcacagtcatgcaaggtatgagtctccatcagtttacatatgttttagtaaattacaagaaaaaggcaatcttatcaatagcctaatctccaggaactccccaCTGTCTAAATGATAGTGCTttgctagaggaaaaaacagccttagcttgacaatagtaATCCAGTAATACTtgaatcttctttagcatatggaaatcccattaagaaacttcctcttgactttatctcccccaactccatgtgtataaccagtcactcttcacaatccCAGTGCCTGTCTTTCTGTCCACAGGCCCTGtcccctgtgctttaataaaatcaccttttttgcaccaaagacatttcaagaattttttcttggccATCAACTCTGGACCCCCATTACTCTAAAATCCCATCAGAAGCCTCACcaataaaaaaaagttgattaacatatattttgtatgttacctgttttatatatgtattcctacaaaaagtaagctagagaaaagaaaatgttaaggaaatcataaggaagataaaatacatttacaaaactgtactgtatttattgaaaaaaatctgtgcatAAGTGGACATACCCAGTTCAAATtcacgttgttcaagggtcaactgtacatatcttctttatccatttatctgttgatgggcacttgtgttgtttccatatcttggctattgtgaataatgctgcaatgaatatgggagtacagatatctctttgagatcttgttttcaacttctttggatatatgcccagaaATTGGATTGCTGGaacatatgatagttctatttttaattttttgaggaacctttgtacttttttccatagtggttCTCCCAATCCACATTCCAGCAACAATGCATATAGGttatcttttctccacatccttaccaacatttattatctcttgtgtttttggtgaCAGCAATTCTAACAGTGcgaagtaatatctcattttgTGGttctgctttgcatttccctgaagattagtgacactgagcatcttttcatgtaccagtTGGCCATTTGTAAGTCTTAATTAGAAAAACATcaattcagttcctctgcccatttttaatcagattgggggggggggttgctatTGAATTatgtgttctttatgtatttcgGATTTCAATCCCTTATTGGCTATttgattgcaaatattttctttcatttgacaggttgctgtttcattttattgatggtttccttcacagTAAAGATgccttttaatttgatgtagtcccacttttttatttttgcatttgttaccTTTACTTTTGGTTTCAaatcgaaaaaaaaaaatcattgccaagaccagtgtGAAGGAGCTTACttgctatattttcttccaggagttttatggtttcatatctTAAATTTAAGTCTAATCCATTTTAAGCTGATTTTTGTACCTGGCATAAGATAAGAGTCCCATTTCATTATGTTGCATGTGgaggtccagttttcccaaccatTTACTGgagattgtcctttccccattgtatatttttggctCCTTTGCCATAAAGTAATTGATTATAAATGCattagtttatttctgggctctattctccattgatctatgggtctgtttttaaGCCAGTAttatgctgttttgattactatagctttgtaatatagtttgaaatcaggaagagtgatgcctccagcttggttcttctttctcaatattgctttggcttttgGGGATCTCTTGtagttgcatacaaattttaggattgtttttttctatttctgtgacaaATGCCATTGGAGTTTTGATTTTACATTGAAtcagtagattgcttttggtggtatggacattttaacaataataattcttccagtccatgagcatggaatatctttccgtGCATCTTCCttagtttcttttattaatgtcttaGAGTTTTCTTTGTACAGCTCTTTTAcctcttggttaaatttatttctaagtattttattctttttcatgtaattgtaaatgtgattgttgtcttaatttctttttctgatagctTGTTGATAGTAGATAGTAATGCAGCTGATTTTTGactattgattttgtattttgtaactaCTGATTTCCTTTATTATAACAGTTTTTGGggggagtctttagggttttcttttttggcattATCCAAGTAAATCCACCATCACTGTGCCCTGTTACCATAGGGCTTTTGTTACCAACTATCTCCAAAGTGCTATAACCAGCCCCTATTACAAAGAGAATTTCCTGTTCCTGTCACCCCCAAAAGGTGTGAGAGTCCTCAGTCCATGCCTCATCTTATTAGAGGTTACGTGAGCAAAATCTGCATAATCTAATAAATGGCAATTTCACAGTTTCACCTCACTGACCTTCCACTCAAGAGTTGATGACTGAGAATGTCTTGGCTCAGTGCTCTCCTTCACAACCCCTTTATTAGCTTAGGAAAGCAGTTTTACTGGCAGCCCCAATGAGGAGGATTAGAGGAGGATTTACTTATTTTCACCACTTGTTGAATCATTCCACACAAAGATTACAGGCAAAATAGTTTCTTTCTACCTAATCTATGTCAGGTTAAGGAGGAAAGGGACCCAAAGACcttttcagaggaaaaataagaaatgaacaaaggctGAGTAGAGAGCTTTTCTTGACGGATACCAGAAACAATCTTTCTGTCGGTGCCTCAAAAATTGtcattatcggggcgcctgggtggctcagtcggttgagcggccgacttcagctcgggtcatgatctcgccgtcagtgagttcgagccccgcgtcgggctctgtgctgatagctcagagcctggagcctgcttcggattctgtgtctccctctctctgaccctcccccattcatgttctgtctctctctgtctcaaaaataaacgttaaaaaaaattaaaaaaaaaaaattgtcattatcCCTGGGTTTAAAATCTGGTAGATATTGACCACGAGCCAATTTGAGAGTCGTGAGTTCCCTCAAAGGGAAGTGCCTTTGtcttatcaaaaaagaaaatacacatatatattttctaaaaagttacatttactcttttaatcactgcagaaatgaaagaaatagtttAGAATTGAATCAACCTGAGGTTTAAGTATTCCtgaaatataagaatattttttctgttcataatGTCATAATTGATAAATCCGCCTTTTAAATTGACTctttgctggctcagttggtctcAATGATTGCAGACCCCAAACCTTActttttattgcaaatatttgGTAAcacttttaccattttaaaacaaaattcacagaTAATATAACCTTCTTacagtattaaatatataatgttcTAACTGTAACAAATGAATAATGAAGACGACAGTTATTTGTAATaaagtagtatatatatatatatatatatatatatatgtttaatatatttcaatGTGTAAATGCTCAGACATCACCAAAGGAGACAAAATCAGGCAGTCTGATGTTGGCACCTATTTCTAGTATCTATCTGAATACAACAGCTACAAATATTGTTTACAGGTTTGTTCTGTTGTATTTTAATGCCATAGATGGTGTCACCATTGATAATGTGATTTTACAAAGGAATGAACAACTCTTGGTAAAGTTCTgaggaaaacataataaaatcttTCCTCAATATCCATGCCATGGTAGctacatttctggaaaattcagaaaattaaaactataccAAAAAACACTATGTGtttatgaaaatagaataaaacctgACTAACTGCTCtaattattatttacatatgtttCACTTCATAAATGTCTGGAAGAACATTCAAATACACAGCGAGACCTGGTAATTATTTATTATGCAGACAGTTGTGTGCAAGGCAAAATGTCTCTGACCCCAGCCACAATTGCCAGTAGTATACTCTTATGATTTGGATATTCAAAAATGGCCAGAGAGGCCAGTAATGCCCCCACTCCTGCATGAGATTCATTTTCATAGTAATGAGAAACAGCAAACAGACAAATTGAAAATGTccacttattttctaaatattgatgattaagttattttatgttatggaatattgcatttctatattttgggtaATATTTCATAGAGGTCCACAGAAATAgacctttattatgatatataataatatagggAAAAGCATAATGTCTGAGCTTAACATATTAAAAACCTGGAAGAGgttataatacatttattttacaagCTAGCAGATATTATGATAGTAAGACATagatatataagaaaagaaatttgatgTAATTTCTGTAAATAACTGtttggaaattttaatgttttactatTTGTATTATtctatgctatttatttttgttatattttactaattattttcCTACAAGTTTTATGGATGTAAcagattttcttaaaacttttgtAGATCTTAGAAACTTCCTTACAACTTTTATGAgtcatgagaaggaaaaaaaaaactaagaaaaaatggtaaaagaaggcaaataagaaataaaggaaatataaccttaaaaaaagaagaatagataaaagaaatttcaaaacaggaaaattttGGTAACAAGTCATCGATACAGCATGTTGCTGCTTTGtcttcctcaaaattattttctatgaatTAGTAATTTTAGTGATCATAGAAACTCACAGGGATATTTCTTATTCATCTGATAAATTTATGGATCCATAGAGTATAACAAATTAAGAGAAATCTTTAAATtctgaacatttattttgctgGGAAAAAAACCTTAACTTAATTCATTCCATTCTTTTATCCCTAGCACCAATCACTTTAGgttttctgaaatattaaaaatgaaactgcatCAGTTCCTCGGAgagtttcaaaattataaaactttggggaaaataGTAGAAATATGagcaagaagggaaaaaaacccacaaacctaTGTATCAACTTAGCAGCCTAATCTCATAgtctaaattaatttttccttttttttttttttaagtttatttatttattttgagagagcatgagctggggagaggcagagagagagagagagagagaggatcccaaataAGTTCCATGCTGTGAACGTGGAGTctggcttgaactcaggaaccatgggatcaggacccgagccaaagtcaagagtcagacaaggGCCaacttaaccttctgagccacccaggtgccccttaaattaatttttatttagatttctcaAAAGGTCTTTTTTAAgaatattgtttttgtttaaagactTGTAACTTTAAGAGTAGAAGGTAACTCTAAAAAGTATAACATTCTGTTTCCAAGGAAAATCTAAATTAACTGTGGCTCAAGACATCTAGAGttattttcaaaaaacataaagggaaaaaaaattaatcatttcctTAGGAACTCATTTTAATGCTTACCAGCATATTGGTGAGGAATATTATTTAACTTATAGTTTCACCCTCATTTATATATGTTTAGtaaacttttaaatgatttttggaTTTATTGAGGATGTTGATCCCATGTTCTTAAACTTGACTTTTTAAAGGACAAATCTAGATAGCCTTGTTACCGCAGAAGGCTGCAAGGagttctgtttctctttattgCTAGATAAGTGACTTCCTACCAAAGTTATGATAATCTAGAAAAATGTCTTACTGCTCTCCACCCTTATCTGTTATTTGTCAGGGTGGGAATTGAATGGACATCTTATCTGGTTAACCAAGTAGAGTTTGTGCCTTTGGGGCTGATTCATTGCCAGGATTAATTTACCTAAGGTTAAGTGGAATGAAAAGAACTAGAGGGCTAAATCTGTCCAAAGCCTGAAAAAGACCATGTTTCAAACTGATGAAACCAAAATAAGCTGGTGAAACTCAGAAACCATTAAACCCATGGTACCTACATGGGCCAAGTAGACATTTTATACTGGAAAATAATGCTGTAGTGCAGCTCCAAGAGGACTGAACATCACTAGTCTTTCTATAGACATCATTTAGAGATGGCAGGGATTAAATAAGAACTGGCATGAATGCTCTGACATTTTATAGTCTTTTTGTTTGGCTGCATCAAGGCATGGTTTTAATCAAGTAAGGAAATAACGcttcctgcctctctgtgccCATTTTTACTCCCAATATAAAGGAATTCTGAATACTGTGGTTTGTGGCTAGCGGCACAAAAAGCAATTCCAAAGGTCAATTATCTTTTGTTTACAATGGCTTCCCCCAAGAACAAAGAGCAGCAAATCAAAGCAGCTAATTGCTGTTACACTCAAGAAGATTTCATTATAAAATGCAACAGTGTTGTTACAGTCACTTGACTGTGCCACCACATATAAGTAATAGATCCTAAAGAACTGgtagggaaggaagcaaacaagGATGACTCCtataaaaaaaaggtttttcagCTGGGCCCAGAACTCCTGGTGGGACAATAAGGAGTGGCGTAGCTTCCGCACCATTGACATAATGATGAAGATCTGGAAGACCAAGAGAATCACTGCAATGGCTATAACAATAGTGACTATCATATAGTTGATAACTTGTACGTGGGCACGAGCAAGTTctttgtggaatttaaaacagTGTTTCTCATCATACGTCTCATAATTTCCATACTGAGAAATAACCAGGGGTACCACAATGACAATCACCAGCAGCCACATGCCAGTACTGGCCGCCACAGCATGCAGTTTTCTGTAGAATTCCACTTTGTCCTTGCGCTTGAAGAAGATGAGGTACCTGATGACCAGGATCACCACATAGAACAGGAATGTGAGGTACATGTGGATGTGTAGCATGGCGCTCACAAATTTGCAGAAgggcaacccaaatgtccagatGTGCTTGATGAGATATGTCAAGCGAAAAGGCACTGTCACCAAGAAAACACTGTGGACCACCACCAGGTTAACGACTGCTGTGGTAGTCACCGACCGCGTGTTCATTTTCACCAGCAGGAACAAAATAGAGATGATGCCCACCAGTCCTCCAATGAGCACTATGAAGTAGAGCCTGGTTAAATGGGGTGTCAATATAGGACTGCAGGAAGAACTGTTGTGGTCAGCCATATTTCAGAAGTCGCCTagaagagacaaaacacaaatataaCTGACAAAACTTCCAGAGCTTTGTTCATATCTCCTTCCTAGCATTGGCAATATGACTTTGTCACTTATCTGTGTATATGATATAAACTTTATGTACCTTAAGAATAAAGACTATGTCATATGCATATCTGTATACTTGAGACTGAAAACATAGTTAAGTCATTGATTGTTAAGCTTTAATAGGTTAAAGACTTCATCGAGAGGCCCCCAGagacatgtatgtatgtacatagtCAAAACAGTTTGCATAAAACTGGATTGCAGACCATCTGAAGCTGACACATGGATACTATTACTGTGACAGCCAGTGGGGAAAAATTATAGCATGGAAGGAAAGTTGAGTAGATGCATTAAGTgcacaaaatatttctcttttaagtatGATTCTAATTCTCTAATTCCTTCCAACTCATCAGCAAATGATGCAAGAGTATTCATAATTCATTTAGGATGCTAAATAGTTTGGCCAAGGAAAATCAACTACATCGAAGCAGCAACAAACAATAGGAGTGTATATGTGAATTTCTCACCATAGTTATGTTGTAATCTAGCAGTGAGGCCTTGGCTAAATTCTCATGGGTCCCACTGAAAACACAGCATATCTCCCAATTCTCCCATTCCCACACCTTCAAATTCGTGGAAGAACCACTATCACTTTTCCTCTGAAAAGATCCTTTCCCTAAATAGTCTTAGTCCCTTCTAACCCATTATCCacattctaatttattatttattaaatgaaagagtTAGTAATCCTTTAGTTACACtaagtcatttcttttcttatttaaattccttcagtggcttcccatttctttcagagtaaaaaaatcctggggctcctgggtggctcaggtcatgatcccagggtaatgaGATCCaaccctccatcaggctctgtgctaacagtgtagagcctgcttgggattctctccctctttctctgccacaaccccctctgcttgtgcatgcattctcctctctctctctctctctctctctctctcagaataagtaaacatttttaaaaaaatccttccatgTCTGCAATGTTCTGGGTCATGGCAAAATCTGATCCCTTGagaccagattttaaaaatgatctagAGGTGAAATTGACAGAATTTAATAGATTGTATATAGGGAAATGAAGGAGGGGGGAAGTATCTCAGTCACTCCCAAATTTCTAACTTGAACAATTGTGTGATTAGAGATCTGTTTACTGACAccagggagactgaggatcaTATCTGAGGAAGAGCAGTGATTGAATTATACTCTTAGTATCTGACCTTTGTAACACATTTGCAGTTATTCTTACTCACTTCACAGATGTCTCTTCATATAATCAAAATTACCCAGCAGTTAAAATGAACCACCgataaattacaaaaacattATACTGGTGTACATGTAAATCATATATTCTCAGAAGTCCATTCTTAAGGtgtgaaaaaaatctttccatgtatgaaacacaaatatacataGGTACACAAATGGACAAGAGTATATCTCTGGCATGAAAACTTCATAAAGAGGGGAGAAACAATTAGGTAACAAATGgctaaaaatgttctttaagggggagataattttaaaagttaaagaaacacTGTACTAAATAAAAGATGGCAgccacaaaagactacatattgttcattttttttttctagaaaatcaaaattaatgagGCAAAAGGTGAGTGTAGTCCAGGACACAGGTAACAGGGGTAGGATTGGCTTCAAAGGGGTCTGGGAGAGTTGATGCAGAGATGGAACGTTTTATATTATGTTGGTTACAATTCTAGTTATTTGTCAAAGCTCAACAAATTGCACACTTAAAGTTGGTGAATTTCCTGGCATATAActtataccttaataaaactaattaaaaaaaaaataataataacctgaCCCCAGGAAACCTCTGCTTTTGTGGGCATGGAATAGAATTTCCATGTGACCCACTTAAAAGATTCTTTCATGTTATATTTGTTCTATGTGCTGTGTAATCtttgtatttcccttttattcttccctttgaaaagtaaacatttaattatattGTGTTTGTATCTGAATTAATAGTAAATGTGTCACTGTAGTTCTGTCCATCATTTTCTTCAGCTATTGAACTAGAATCTGGACTGATTTCTGAGAGAAGAAAGTATAATCAGTCTTATTTGAGTCATTTGTCTCAAATACTCCTTCTTTCTTATGTATAAACTGCTATGATCTCTGTTCCCTAGTTCCCAGACATTACAAGATACTGTGTAAACTATTACAGAGTAgacacctgcttttttttttttctttaatgttcatttatttttgagagagagagacagagcactagtaggggaggggcagagagagagggaatcacagaatctgaagcaggctccaggctctgatctgtcagcacagtgcccaatgtgggacttgaacccataaactgtgagatcatgacctgagctgaagttggacacttaaccaactgagccacccaagagcccctagaCACCTGCTTGCACCAGCTAAAGTGGATTTTGTTGTCTTCAGTTAACAACCCTGGCAAAGCTGATCAATTCCTATTTCTCCTTTAAGAATCCGCTGAAGcaggggacccctgggtggcccatttgGTCGagcggttgagcctctgactttggcttaggtcatgatctcgcatttgtgggttcaagacccacatcaggctctgtgctcagagcctggagcctgctttggattctgtgtctccctctctctcttcccctcccctgctcatgctctgtctctctctgtctctcaaaaaataaaataaaacattaaaaaaataaaaataaataaaaaaaaaaagaatccacagaAGCAGGGTGTCCTTCAGGAAGCCTTTGATAATCTCCATTTGCAATTCAGATAGTGTGCCATTCCTCTTTGGCCCCATGGAAAATGTACCACGCTTGCTTCTATTATGTCACTTAGGACATAGACCATAATTCTCAGTTACGCTGCCTCCAAACAAGACTAACTACAGAAgaatcatgttttccttttatccACAGAaactaatgaatttttaaaatgaatgtaaatatcGTTATTGAAAACTAACATGCATATATAGTAGAGTGCTCAGCTGTATGTATATAGCTCAATGAATTTTAAGAGTAAACATAGCCTCACCAAAGGTAACCTCTATCTTCATAACTAACACCATAGAGTAGGTCTATCAACTTTGAATTTTATATGAGTTTAATGTCCTTTGTTTGTGTGTATCTAGCTTCGTTCACTCAACATTATGCTTTGAGATTCATTCACGTGTATAGttttagttcattctttttgtggtATATTAGATTATTGTATGAATATGTCACAGCTATATTTTTAATGGATAATATATTATTTCCAGTTATaaggctattatagataatgttaCTCTGAACATTCTTATAAATATCTTTTGTAAAAATAAGTATGTATTCTGTTGGAAATTTACCTAGGTGTGGATTTGATGGATCAGAGGGTATACCTATTTTCCTGGGGTCAAAGTCTTTACACCTGGAAATTATACAAATGTCTTTATTTACCTAGTTGATTGTCTAATATAATATGAATTGTTGTTAAAGAGTGCAgccgggggtgcctggctggctcagtctgttgggtgttgactttggctcaggtcatgatctcatggtttgtgagttcgagccacgcgtcgggctctgtgctgacagctcagagcctgtagcctgcttcggattctgtctcccctctttctgcccctcccatgctcatgctctttctctgtctctcaataataaataaacattaaaaaaaaaaaaaaagtgcagccGATCTCTTTAAGACCTGAAAGAAGGTggagcatttgggtggctcagtcatttggcctcaagtcatgatctcatgatacgtgggttcaagccccacatcaggctttttgcagacagtgcagagcctgcttcagattctctatttccctctctttctgccctactCTGCCcatgcgcttgctctctctctctctctctctctctctctcaaaaataatttttctttttttttaaaaaaggacctgAAAGATGGTAAGGGATATAGTTGCACTTCCATGGAGATAATCCATTACTAGTACAAGGAGTCAGGAAATTTCTTTAAACAACATCTATAACATTTATTTGCTGATGCTATTTAGATATCTCATCCATATATCTTCATCGTTTTTCCTCTTCTCGAAATATTCTATCCTATTTAATCCCCTTTGTGTATCCTTGAGATCTAAACTCAGGTTCCATTTCCTTCAGGACTCCTTCCTGCCCCTTAGACATTTCAGCTGCTTTCTCAAAATGCTTTACTTAGGTGCCTCATTCCTTTCTTCACTGCTTTATTAATTCCTagtttaattctttattttagtcatttgtgTACTTGTTTTAGACACTGGATTTCTTTCAGaagtaacattatttttttaatagtaggcATGAGTTGTTAATTGAATGAGTGAAATAATGGTAAAAGACTGCTTTGACTTTATTAAACACATTCTTGATAGGGCCCCATTTGGATCTAATCCAGTAACTAATGtcaagatcccagaaataaactatAGACCCAGAGCAGACTCTCCTAAGGGAGTAAGattgtctccctgtttctccatGAACCACCTTGCCTTGGCAGGGATCTCTTCTTTATCTGTGATTGAACCCTGATGCTCAGCAAGAAGCCTGGCCTCAAAccagtctccctctgccctctttcATTCCCCTCTTTAAAATCCTTCTTCGTTCCTTTTAgtgaaaagaatgaagtatgaCATCTACCATGCCATAAAACCTTTTGCAATCTGACCCCAACTTATGTTTCAAGGTGAACCTCCTGTTATGACCTTCTCCCTACCCCTGTTTCCTCATCCTGTGCCTTGGACTTACAGACCTTCATGCCATTCTTAGAATGTTCTCTTTTAAACCTCCAGGTCATTTCTTCTCTCCACAGACCCCAAACGTACAGCTGGACACTGGACACTGAAGTCTAGGTTGTATGATAAACGGTTTTATATCTCTTATTTAAAAACTTCCCCTGGCCTCCCGTTTTCTCTTGGAGGTGTATAAACTTCTTAGCATGCCATGCTAGATCCCTGCCACTGGACTTTTATCATTCTGTACCTAGCTTCTCTGCCACTAGAGCACCAGGATTCCCCTGCTCTGCCTGAAAGATTTCTTCATTGTTCTGTTTTGACCTCAACCCACGCATAGCAGAACTCCTGGGTTTACCCTGTGGTTTGGCTGGGGGCTGTTTCCTTGTGTCTTGGCATTTCCCTTCCCACATACTTGCTTGGGCCTCATTGGTCATTGCCCAAGGCTCGAGGACTACTTTAATATCAAAAGCGAGACATGGAAGTGGCCTCTGTGGCTATTTTATAAGGAATCCATGGTAGAGCCAACATCAGAGACCAATCTCAAAGTGAAAGTCCTAAGTTAGAGTCCTAACATTAGGCATTAATTAGTCCACATCCTCATGAGTACGTAGACATCAGGTCCCAGATCCCCTTCTTTCTAAACAGAAAAGCAGCTATAATCAACTTgggattttccatttcatttaaggGACTCCCTGCCACAGTCTATAGATTAAGTAATAGCATCGCATCGATGTTTCTTATGTATGTATAGTACATAGTGAAGATTCTGAGGTGAATAAAACACACCTCTGCATTTAAATCTCTTTCTATCTGATAGGGGAGAAGACgtacataaattatttataacacctacaggtatatttaaaaatgcaccATAATTCAGAAAGGGGAGTGATTAACACAGTGGAGACAGAATGTAGTGGCAATAGAGTAGTTCTTG from Panthera uncia isolate 11264 unplaced genomic scaffold, Puncia_PCG_1.0 HiC_scaffold_1439, whole genome shotgun sequence encodes the following:
- the LOC125917058 gene encoding probable G-protein coupled receptor 141, with protein sequence MADHNSSSCSPILTPHLTRLYFIVLIGGLVGIISILFLLVKMNTRSVTTTAVVNLVVVHSVFLVTVPFRLTYLIKHIWTFGLPFCKFVSAMLHIHMYLTFLFYVVILVIRYLIFFKRKDKVEFYRKLHAVAASTGMWLLVIVIVVPLVISQYGNYETYDEKHCFKFHKELARAHVQVINYMIVTIVIAIAVILLVFQIFIIMSMVRKLRHSLLSHQEFWAQLKNLFFIGVILVCFLPYQFFRIYYLYVVAQSSDCNNTVAFYNEIFLSVTAISCFDLLLFVLGGSHCKQKIIDLWNCFLCR